The following DNA comes from Papaver somniferum cultivar HN1 unplaced genomic scaffold, ASM357369v1 unplaced-scaffold_128, whole genome shotgun sequence.
TTGATAAATCATAAAATCTCTAGCCCTTTGAAGAAAATCTTGTCTGCAGCAAAAGGActgcttaatttttttttcttacagcAAGGCATTCGAGGCATACGCCTCGAGACGTGCATTGAACCACGTCAGGAAATGCTGATGTGTGAGGCAAGATGTTATTATAAACCTTGATCTTACCTAGCTTGAAAATCCAATTTCAGGCTGTTGCAGTAGCCTATGCAATCATGACGACACGAACACTGGATTTAGAATGGAAGACGAGAGCTATTCGAGTTTTGCCAATGTTTCTTTTGCCTGGCCTAACCGCTGTTATTTACACAACTCTGGGAAGCTTCTCAAGGATGTGTAAGTGTCTTAAACTCTACCAGACAGTTTTATTCTTCCGGTTTTATTGCTGATAATTCTTGTTCTGCTATTTACTTTTATTCTTTTTGTATGTTGAAATGGTTGAGCAACTATAATTTTTTATGTTCCCATTTACTTCACGTGGTCAGGTTGTGCTACTTACTCAAGACTGTTCGTCAATTAATTCATAATTTAGCTTCATATTTGTACTTCGGCAATTAATATGTTGTAAACTTGTTGCTTCGTATTTTGTTTAATGCTTGAATCATCGATATGACTCATATAAAGTAGAGTACTCTTTGACAATTCATGCAAGATGTCCCATCGTTAGGCCCCAGCACCAGCAATAAAAGTTATACCACCGTAAGAATCTTTTACAAGTTATTTTCGATTAACAAAAAAGCATTGCCTTTCACAAATCAAGTGCACTAGATTAATAGTCTGAGACTTTGAGATGACATGACGTCAAATTAGGACCTTTTGTGGATCATCAACTTTTTCTTCTTGCAACCAGTTCTCTGTTTGCATACAACCTGTCATATTTGAATGATAACTTGAGTATTGTTGCAGTTTTGCTGGTTATACTAATTGTTCCTTGCTTAGTTTTTTGTTTCTAGTGTTTCTGGATATTTTGGTTCAGAATTCCATTTTCAGAATCTTAATTATATTTCATTGTGCATTTTTAGGCGAACGCAAGGACAAGAAAACCCTCGAGAGACTGCGTGAGGAAAGGCAAGCAAAAATCGATGAACTTAAAGAGAGGACAAACTATTACATTACCCAACAGCTCATTCAGGTAACCGAAATAATCTTTTCTTGTCCAATCTTCCATTGTCAGTTATCATGCATGAGGCCAAATAAAGCTTACTGTGTCGCATATACTTTTAATAGTTGTCTCCGTTCAATAAGTGCATATGTTGACGCATCGTGAATATAAATGATTGGAATGTTTACTTGGATATAAGTATGCTGATATAGGTAAGTTCTCAGATACTAAGTGATGATGGTATGTCTCTCCACTTCATAGCAAACATATGATGATGTGAATAAAGGAAGTCCGCATGGATTTATACATGAGATTGATATTCCGCTGAGTTATTGGATAGTGGGGGTTAATGGTTAGGTTGTGTGCTTCTCCCATACATATCTAATTTATGTGGCTCCCTCTTGTTTAAGTGAATGCTAGTGTCATAAGAGCTTTTTATATCGGTCATGTGGAACCACATAGAATAAGATAACTATGCTAAACAAAATTTACTATTATCTCTGGCATTGCAGAGATACGACCCTGATCCAGCAGCAAAGGCAGCTGCTGCATCAGTCTTGGCATCAAAGTTGGGAGCGGATTCGGGGTTGAAAGTGTTTTTGGGGGATGAATCAAAGGTTGATCCTGCATCAGGAAAAAGCAGAGATGTCGAGCTTGCGCAATCTAAAGGGCTAAGGAACCGGCAGAACAGATCTAACAGTACTGGAACCCTTGCTTTGAATCAATCACTTGAGGAAGTGCCAGACAATGTGGGTCCCACTGGCTCTGAGCCTGCAACACACAATCAGGTGGTTGTTGATCACCATCCAAATTCTACCATACAAGACGGGGGATGGGTTGCACGTATTGCGGCATTGCTTGTAGGCGAAGATCCAACACAGTCATATGCCCTGATTTGTGGCAATTGCCATATGCACAATGGTCAGTCAGTTTCAACTCTAATCCATGATCTAATCATACTCTCGGTTTCTAGGTTTTATAATTCTTATACTTTGTTTTCTTCGATGGTACATGACAATTTTGTGGCTCACGAATTGCGATCAGCAAATAAGTTTTAATACCATCTGCAAACCAGTATAACCTGAAACACCTTCCCATGACATCTGAAAACCATATCAAGTTTATTTGAAATGAATAGATCCAATTTCTTCAGAGAATAAGAGACGCTATCCCCCACAACCTCGCTTGTTTGATGATTCTGCATTACAGGTTTATTGGGTTTAAAGATAATGAATATGTGTCTGTCCCTGGTCCGTGAGAAATACGAGTAATTATTAGTATCTGTGTTGTTAGCCTTCAGTTTCGGACAGCTTGTGTTGGGATGTTATATGTATTGATGCTAGCGCATAACTAATTACTGATTTGTTTTCTGCAGGGCTTGCAAggaaagaagatttttcttacATCACTTACTACTGCCCACATTGTCATGCTCTGAATAAGTCAAAACAATTGGAAGAGAGTGGTGCTTCTGCCGCCAATTCCTCACATGCAAGTATTCCAGACACTCCAAACAGTGGTGAGGCCACCATTGCCCCAACTAGCAGCAacctcataaacaagaatttatCAGCCGTTGTGGAGACTCTTGCGGGCGAGATTGAAGAGAAGGTTGCTGAGCCAGAGAGCAGTTAATTGGATGGAGATTCTTGTAGTACCTACTACACATACATGGTTGCATATTGTGGGCTTTGGCATTATCTTTTCAACGTATGCGTCTTTGCCAGTGAAAGAAACCGAATCATGTACTGGATTAGGTCAGTTCGTGTGCTGTTATgttatttttttgatttgtttttgcgGTGTAAGAAAAAAAAGTATATGGAGATATAGGCATGGACACAGATGGTTGATGAAACCGGAGCGACCACCGGTCTGTTTATAAGGAACAGCAGCTCTAACAGTTGCTACTGGAATGGACAGTTTACTAGCCTGTTTTTGCAGATAATGCCTTGGGGGTGTTATTTACTAATCTGAAGACAGACGGCAGTTGTCTTCTTATATGTTTTAAAAAGAGATAAAAAGTAAATAATAGGCTATACTTTTTTTGTGCAATTTGATTTAGGGATTATTCTGTTCACCATAGATAAttttctttcaagtcgtgtaaGATTAAGTACACCCCTTGTACTTCAAATTCGACACAAGTCACAGAACTACAGTAAACAActtataatgatatttcttctagagCATCATCCTATTTTCCTTAAAACTAAGTACTAGTTGTGAATGTGAGTATAATTTGAGAATGGTCGATTACTTGTGTTTTAACCTAGACCCAAGGCTAATGATTATATATCAAACCTTCAAACTCTTTTTGCATTACTATATGTTTTTCCTGACTACTAGTAAGTAGTAGTTGTCCATGCTTCATCCATCGAGTCTATTTCTTGAATATCATCAAAAGGTGTTACATGTATGCGTCAAGCTCGTTGAGTCTGCTCAAGTCCCCGAGCAAAGACAAGGATACTATTTGGTATCTGCTCCAACCAGTTCACTCCCAATGTGTGAGTCAAGCTCGTTGAGTCTGCTCAAGTCCCGGAGCAAGGACAAGGATTTGCACGACTTATTTTTCCAgctaaattcaacattttaaaatTCTGGGTGCCAGTTTCTGGTCGAATGAAGTTGACTATAGCTTAAATTTGAAGGAGCCAAGTTGTATGATAACCGAGACATGAATCTTACCAGTTACCAGTTACCACTGATCCGATTTCCTCCCAACTACAATTTTGTGAGCTTGGTTGCTTACTAGTTGAAACTCGTTGAATAATGGAATTGCACCTTCGAAAAGGTTGCCATTTAAAGCAAGAAAACCAAGACGAAGACTAGAAGTAAAAGAGCTGATGAAATCCAAAGAGGCAACCATACGATTATACTCGGTATTACACAAACTTTTGAAGGCTGCCTAAATTCTCCAATAAAGTAGTGCAATGATCCAGGATCCAGGAATTCCTCCAGTGAACCTAACAAATGCAAAAATTGAATTCGATAAGATTCGGAAACTTATCTCCACCATCACTTGGAATTTCCTCCCATTAAGTTGTTAGCAGGCAAACCAAAATGAAAAGTAACTTTGTATAGGAGGAACAAATTCAGCGAGATTGTTTACGGAAAGTTTCAATTTTCTTAAACTTTTAAAGACAATCCAACCAGCTAGGTATCAGCCACCGACAGTGTTAGACTGTTAGTTCCCAAGTCTAGAATAGCTGGTGTAGAAGTGTTTCCAATGTAAAATGGGATTGTACCAAAAAGTTGATTCTGATTTAACTTGAGAAGTCGAGACTCGTAGTTGATTCTGACTTAAAGGGATGTTGACCGATTCCCTGTTGGATAATACCAAGTACTGTAATGGATTTCCCTCCCAGTCGAGAATTCAGAATTCGACTCTGAATGCAAGTATGTTCTGTCAGTATTAATGTTTAAAGTAGGTAGTTGAGAACGTTCGCCGATATCATTAAGAATAATTAGAGTACCCGTAAGTCAAGTGTGCGCAGAAAAGAGAGGTTACCGAGGTCATGACTGTAAGGTTCCTGTATTCAAGCTGCTCAGGTGCCATGAGAATCACAAGTTCCCCTACAAACTCGGAGTTTCCTTAAGCTGCAGCTATGTGCAAGGCCATCTTTGTAGACTGTAACTGCATCCGATTTAATACTATCAATGCAACTCCAGCCTTTTGGGAATCACCTTTCATTCTGGCATATCTCAGATGTTTGATTTCATAGAAAATGCATATATGAACCTGTCAGATTGATGAAATTCTGCCAGCAGTAGGTTACAGAAGAAATCGCTATAAAGAACACAGTTACGAAATAAAAGATTTGGTTCCCGAATTTCAGTGGACTACATGTATTACAACTCTTCAGCAGGATCCAAACTCAACAAGTAGGCAGCCAAGCCAACAACAGGAACAAACCTTAATTTTTCTACTGTGTTAACACTGCTCTCTTTCACATTATCTATGTTATCACCAATCAACCAAGGCTGGAAAACTGTGTAGAGGCAACTGTCCCATATGAAGGCATATCCTACTCGATCTGATCCAAGATAGCTTAAGAAATATTCCCATCGGTCCGTCAGGATCCCAAAATTTCCATCCATTCGACCAAAGCATGCCCACACTAAACATAGTGTACAAACAGCGCCGCCTATCAGTCCGACGACAGGTGCACCATCTACCATCACAGCTTCCAATTTAGAAGGTTCTTTGGGAGAGGATTCAGTGTCAGCTTTGTTAAGTCGGATTGCCATGTAGGGCATTAAGAATGCTGTCACCAAT
Coding sequences within:
- the LOC113331741 gene encoding uncharacterized protein At2g24330-like, with amino-acid sequence MAEVSDQSKDVPENLSSVDKTKETKTTKKQRKGIFSRIWNGLFGSRKDDFEKRLQNISKEEATVMARMKRRTQSWRRMARNLIVFSVLLEAVAVAYAIMTTRTLDLEWKTRAIRVLPMFLLPGLTAVIYTTLGSFSRMCERKDKKTLERLREERQAKIDELKERTNYYITQQLIQRYDPDPAAKAAAASVLASKLGADSGLKVFLGDESKVDPASGKSRDVELAQSKGLRNRQNRSNSTGTLALNQSLEEVPDNVGPTGSEPATHNQVVVDHHPNSTIQDGGWVARIAALLVGEDPTQSYALICGNCHMHNGLARKEDFSYITYYCPHCHALNKSKQLEESGASAANSSHASIPDTPNSGEATIAPTSSNLINKNLSAVVETLAGEIEEKVAEPESS